The following are encoded in a window of Lagenorhynchus albirostris chromosome 3, mLagAlb1.1, whole genome shotgun sequence genomic DNA:
- the FDX2 gene encoding ferredoxin-2, mitochondrial isoform X2 produces MSALMFGQLRAHLSRVRHGAYLVSGSHDACHGRLRGLGRRECWVPAAGGQGCLVVPTRGLLGVRGGGGGACDSQEVPGDRLAPGGGGRSRRPRAARGRGERGVRRPVRPTDSGACEASLACSTCHVYVSEDHLDLLPPPDEREDDMLDMAPLLQENSRLGCQIVLTPELEGAEFTLPKITRNFYVDGHVPKPH; encoded by the exons ATGTCGGCGCTTATGTTCGGGCAATTACGGGCCCATCTCTCTCGCGTGCGCCACGGCGCATACTTAGTCTCTGGGTCACATGATGCCTGTCATGGCCGCCTCCGTGGCCTGGGGAGGCGTGAATGCTGGGTTCCTGCTGCGGGCGGCCAGGGGTGCCTGGTGGTGCCGACCCGGGGGCTTTTGGGGGTccggggaggcggcggcggcgcctgCGACAGCCAAGAAGTTCCGGGCGACAG GCTCGCGCCCGGCGGGGGAGGAAGAAGCCGGCGGCCCCGAGCGGCCCGGGGACGT GGTGAACGTGGTGTTCGTAGACCGGTCAGGCCAACGGATTCCG GAGCCTGTGAAGCCTCCCTGGCGTGCTCCACCTGCCACGTGTATGTGAGCGAGGACCAcctggaccttctgcctcctcctGACGAGAG GGAGGACGACATGCTGGACATGGCCCCCCTCCTCCAAGAGAACTCCCGGCTGGGCTGCCAGATTGTGCTGACACCTGAGCTGGAAGGGGCTGAATTCACCCTGCCCAAGATCACCAGGAACTTCTACGTGGACGGCCACGTCCCCAAGCCCCACTGA
- the FDX2 gene encoding ferredoxin-2, mitochondrial isoform X5 translates to MSALMFGQLRAHLSRVRHGAYLVSGSHDACHGRLRGLGRRECWVPAAGGQGCLVVPTRGLLGVRGGGGGACDSQEVPGDRLAPGGGGRSRRPRAARGRGERGVRRPVRPTDSATLAFLLFFKQPSSCLPQGLRICRSIRSAFPPDLLAPSHPSGPDEPVKPPWRAPPATCM, encoded by the exons ATGTCGGCGCTTATGTTCGGGCAATTACGGGCCCATCTCTCTCGCGTGCGCCACGGCGCATACTTAGTCTCTGGGTCACATGATGCCTGTCATGGCCGCCTCCGTGGCCTGGGGAGGCGTGAATGCTGGGTTCCTGCTGCGGGCGGCCAGGGGTGCCTGGTGGTGCCGACCCGGGGGCTTTTGGGGGTccggggaggcggcggcggcgcctgCGACAGCCAAGAAGTTCCGGGCGACAG GCTCGCGCCCGGCGGGGGAGGAAGAAGCCGGCGGCCCCGAGCGGCCCGGGGACGT GGTGAACGTGGTGTTCGTAGACCGGTCAGGCCAACGGATTCCG CCACACTGGCTTTCTTGCTCTTCTTCAAACAGCCCAGTTCATGCCTGCCTCAAGGCCTTCGCATTTGCCGTTCCATCAGAAGTGCTTTCCCACCAGATCTTctggctccttctcatccttcaggtccCGAT GAGCCTGTGAAGCCTCCCTGGCGTGCTCCACCTGCCACGTGTATGTGA
- the FDX2 gene encoding ferredoxin-2, mitochondrial isoform X6: protein MSALMFGQLRAHLSRVRHGAYLVSGSHDACHGRLRGLGRRECWVPAAGGQGCLVVPTRGLLGVRGGGGGACDSQEVPGDRLAPGGGGRSRRPRAARGRGERGVRRPVRPTDSGERQSRGQCSLPGPAPWGGSGSPVHACLKAFAFAVPSEVLSHQIFWLLLILQVPMSL, encoded by the exons ATGTCGGCGCTTATGTTCGGGCAATTACGGGCCCATCTCTCTCGCGTGCGCCACGGCGCATACTTAGTCTCTGGGTCACATGATGCCTGTCATGGCCGCCTCCGTGGCCTGGGGAGGCGTGAATGCTGGGTTCCTGCTGCGGGCGGCCAGGGGTGCCTGGTGGTGCCGACCCGGGGGCTTTTGGGGGTccggggaggcggcggcggcgcctgCGACAGCCAAGAAGTTCCGGGCGACAG GCTCGCGCCCGGCGGGGGAGGAAGAAGCCGGCGGCCCCGAGCGGCCCGGGGACGT GGTGAACGTGGTGTTCGTAGACCGGTCAGGCCAACGGATTCCGGTGAGCGGCAGAGTCGGGGACAATGTTCTCTACCTGGCCCAGCGCCATGGGGTGGATCTGGAAG CCCAGTTCATGCCTGCCTCAAGGCCTTCGCATTTGCCGTTCCATCAGAAGTGCTTTCCCACCAGATCTTctggctccttctcatccttcaggtccCGAT GAGCCTGTGA
- the FDX2 gene encoding ferredoxin-2, mitochondrial isoform X1 gives MSALMFGQLRAHLSRVRHGAYLVSGSHDACHGRLRGLGRRECWVPAAGGQGCLVVPTRGLLGVRGGGGGACDSQEVPGDRLAPGGGGRSRRPRAARGRGERGVRRPVRPTDSGERQSRGQCSLPGPAPWGGSGSPVHACLKAFAFAVPSEVLSHQIFWLLLILQVPIIRSETLFALFTLICCLSWYLDVTGIKSVFVRGNTIIADITLSLLTHIN, from the exons ATGTCGGCGCTTATGTTCGGGCAATTACGGGCCCATCTCTCTCGCGTGCGCCACGGCGCATACTTAGTCTCTGGGTCACATGATGCCTGTCATGGCCGCCTCCGTGGCCTGGGGAGGCGTGAATGCTGGGTTCCTGCTGCGGGCGGCCAGGGGTGCCTGGTGGTGCCGACCCGGGGGCTTTTGGGGGTccggggaggcggcggcggcgcctgCGACAGCCAAGAAGTTCCGGGCGACAG GCTCGCGCCCGGCGGGGGAGGAAGAAGCCGGCGGCCCCGAGCGGCCCGGGGACGT GGTGAACGTGGTGTTCGTAGACCGGTCAGGCCAACGGATTCCGGTGAGCGGCAGAGTCGGGGACAATGTTCTCTACCTGGCCCAGCGCCATGGGGTGGATCTGGAAG CCCAGTTCATGCCTGCCTCAAGGCCTTCGCATTTGCCGTTCCATCAGAAGTGCTTTCCCACCAGATCTTctggctccttctcatccttcaggtccCGAT AATCAGATCAGAAACCCTGTTTGCCTTGTTCACACTTATTTGTTGCCTGTCATGGTATTTAGATGTAACAGGTATTAAATCAGTATTTGTTAGAGGAAATACAATAATAGCAGACATTACTTTAAGCCTGTTAACACATATTAACTGA
- the FDX2 gene encoding ferredoxin-2, mitochondrial isoform X4 produces MSALMFGQLRAHLSRVRHGAYLVSGSHDACHGRLRGLGRRECWVPAAGGQGCLVVPTRGLLGVRGGGGGACDSQEVPGDRLAPGGGGRSRRPRAARGRGERGVRRPVRPTDSGERQSRGQCSLPGPAPWGGSGSHTGFLALLQTAQFMPASRPSHLPFHQKCFPTRSSGSFSSFRSR; encoded by the exons ATGTCGGCGCTTATGTTCGGGCAATTACGGGCCCATCTCTCTCGCGTGCGCCACGGCGCATACTTAGTCTCTGGGTCACATGATGCCTGTCATGGCCGCCTCCGTGGCCTGGGGAGGCGTGAATGCTGGGTTCCTGCTGCGGGCGGCCAGGGGTGCCTGGTGGTGCCGACCCGGGGGCTTTTGGGGGTccggggaggcggcggcggcgcctgCGACAGCCAAGAAGTTCCGGGCGACAG GCTCGCGCCCGGCGGGGGAGGAAGAAGCCGGCGGCCCCGAGCGGCCCGGGGACGT GGTGAACGTGGTGTTCGTAGACCGGTCAGGCCAACGGATTCCGGTGAGCGGCAGAGTCGGGGACAATGTTCTCTACCTGGCCCAGCGCCATGGGGTGGATCTGGAAG CCACACTGGCTTTCTTGCTCTTCTTCAAACAGCCCAGTTCATGCCTGCCTCAAGGCCTTCGCATTTGCCGTTCCATCAGAAGTGCTTTCCCACCAGATCTTctggctccttctcatccttcaggtccCGAT AA
- the FDX2 gene encoding ferredoxin-2, mitochondrial isoform X3, protein MMPVMAASVAWGGVNAGFLLRAARGAWWCRPGGFWGSGEAAAAPATAKKFRATGSRPAGEEEAGGPERPGDVVNVVFVDRSGQRIPVSGRVGDNVLYLAQRHGVDLEGACEASLACSTCHVYVSEDHLDLLPPPDEREDDMLDMAPLLQENSRLGCQIVLTPELEGAEFTLPKITRNFYVDGHVPKPH, encoded by the exons ATGATGCCTGTCATGGCCGCCTCCGTGGCCTGGGGAGGCGTGAATGCTGGGTTCCTGCTGCGGGCGGCCAGGGGTGCCTGGTGGTGCCGACCCGGGGGCTTTTGGGGGTccggggaggcggcggcggcgcctgCGACAGCCAAGAAGTTCCGGGCGACAG GCTCGCGCCCGGCGGGGGAGGAAGAAGCCGGCGGCCCCGAGCGGCCCGGGGACGT GGTGAACGTGGTGTTCGTAGACCGGTCAGGCCAACGGATTCCGGTGAGCGGCAGAGTCGGGGACAATGTTCTCTACCTGGCCCAGCGCCATGGGGTGGATCTGGAAG GAGCCTGTGAAGCCTCCCTGGCGTGCTCCACCTGCCACGTGTATGTGAGCGAGGACCAcctggaccttctgcctcctcctGACGAGAG GGAGGACGACATGCTGGACATGGCCCCCCTCCTCCAAGAGAACTCCCGGCTGGGCTGCCAGATTGTGCTGACACCTGAGCTGGAAGGGGCTGAATTCACCCTGCCCAAGATCACCAGGAACTTCTACGTGGACGGCCACGTCCCCAAGCCCCACTGA
- the ZGLP1 gene encoding GATA-type zinc finger protein 1 — protein sequence MEAEPAPDLSMLRELLAPPCLDPEPPPELATQQAPKTPGCLRPSGRSFWPAHQDSVTALHFLQETAEGLAQPATWDTQALGPCWEPKALETLGALPPAKDTENMLTPVSQQSRSLGPRVAPPASSAQPQRRPRKQSNPQRGAEKVDPQFEGVTLKFQIKPDSSLQIIPTYSLACSTRSQGPPPGPARVPEANARGSEALGPRRCASCRTQRTPLWRDAEDGTPLCNACGIRYKKYGTRCSSCWLVPRKSVQPKRLCGRCGVLLGPHPVPTQEG from the exons ATGGAGGCCGAGCCAGCCCCGGACTTGTCGATGCTTCGAGAGCTGCTGGCGCCGCCCTGTCTGGACCCCGAACCGCCCCCGGAACTCGCCACCCAGCAGGCACCAAAGACCCCAGGATGCCTCAGACCCAGTGGCAG GTCCTTCTGGCCTGCACACCAGGACTCGGTCACCGCCCTTCACTTCCTCCAAGAGACAGCAGAGGGGCTGGCCCAGCCCGCCACCTGGGACACTCAGGCCCTAGGGCCCTGCTGGGAGCCGAAGGCCCTGGAGACTCTGGGAGCCCTACCTCCGGCCAAGGATACCGAGAACATGCTGACCCCAGTCAGCCAGCAGAGCCGCAGCCTGGGGCCCCGAGTGGCTCCCCCGGCCTCTTCAGCCCAGCCACAGAGGAGACCCCGGAAGCAGTCGAACCCCCAGCGGGGCGCCGAGAAAGTGGACCCCCAGTTCGAGGGGGTGACCCTGAAGTTTCAGATAAAGCCAGATTCCAGCCTACAGATCATACCCACCTACAG cctggcctgcaGCACCCGCTCTCAGGGTCCCCCACCAGGCCCTGCCAGAGTCCCAGAGGCCAATGCAAGAGGCAGCGAGGCTCTGG GGCCCCGACGCTGTGCTTCCTGTAGGACCCAGAGGACCCCACTCTGGAGAGATGCCGAAGATGGGACCCCCCTCTGCAACGCCTGTGGTATCAG GTACAAGAAATATGGTACCCGGTGCTCCAGCTGCTGGCTGGTGCCCAGGAAAAGTGTCCAGCCCAAGAGGCTGTGTGGCAGATGTGGGGTGTTGCTGGGTCCCCACCCAGTCCCAACTCAGGAAGGGTAA